From a region of the Salvelinus namaycush isolate Seneca chromosome 40, SaNama_1.0, whole genome shotgun sequence genome:
- the LOC120033495 gene encoding zinc finger protein 883-like, protein MPLIRYLQDKLPEWLHLSTDRPIELERAHRALRPPPAARQPPRPITIRFLRFTDKERVLQAAKTNTITVGNAKLILLQDLSAGIRRKRREFDEVKKCSIDRGIFRGFKYPNELRILYQGALRHFKTPEELKIHLKIHTIENQYSCTDCRKNFTTVKALTVHQRVHTGEKPYSCSDCVKCFTTSTELKVHQRTHTGEKPYSCSDCGKSFSQLGTLKHHERIHTGEKPYSCSDCGKSFSVLEHLKAHERIHTGEKPYSCSECVKCFTTSTGLKVHQRTHTGEKPYSCSDCVKCFTTSSRLKVHQRTHTGEKPYFCSDCAVSFSLLSHLKRHTHIHTGEKPYSCSDCGTSFSLLCHLKRHERIHTGEKPYSCSDCGKSFSVLGHLKRHQHVHKGEKPYSCSDCVKCFTTSTELKVHRRTHTGEKPYSCSYCKKCFTTSTGLKVHQRKHTGEKPYSCSECVKFFTTSTGLKVHQRTHTGEKPYCCSDCGKRLSRMGQLRRHQLNQRTHTGEKPDSCSDFVKYFTTSSGLKVHQR, encoded by the exons atgcCACTGATCCGCTACCTGCAAGACAAACTTCCCGAGTGGCTCCACCTGTCCACCGACAGACCCATAGAACTCGAGAGAGCTCACCGAGCACTGAGGCCCCCACCAGCAGCCAGACAACCACCGCGCCCAATCACCATACGTTTCTTGAGATTCACCGACAAGGAACGAGTCCTACAGGCGGCGAAAACCAACACCATTACAGTGGGAAACGCCAAACTCATCTTACTCCAGGACCTGTCAGCTGGAATACGCCGAAAGCGCCGAGAGTTTGACGAGGTGAAGAAATGCTCCATTGACCGAGGCATCTTTAGGGGATTCAAATACCCAAACGAGCTCAGGATTCTTTACCAAGGAGCCCTGCGACACTTCAAAACTCCCGAAGAG ctaaaaatcCACCTAAAAATCCACACAATAGAGAATCAGTATTCCTGTACTGACTGTAGGAAGAATTTCACAACAGTAAAGGCTCTGACAGTTCATCAGAGAGtgcatacaggagagaagccttactcctgctctgactgtgtaaaatgcttcacaacatcaactgagctaaaagttcatcagagaacacacacaggagagaagccttactcctgctctgattgtggaaagagtttctctcaactggGCACCTTAAAACaccatgaacgtatacacacgggagagaagccttactcctgctctgactgtggaaagagtttctctgtACTGGAACACTTGAAagcacatgaacgtatacatacaggtgagaagccttactcctgctctgaatgtgttaaatgcttcacaacatcaactgggctaaaagttcatcagagaacccatacaggagagaagccttactcctgctctgattgtgtaaaatgcttcacaacatcatctaggctaaaagttcatcagagaacccatacaggagagaagccttacttctgctctgattGTGCGGTGAGTTTCTCTCTACTGAGCCACTTAAAAcgacatacacatatacatacaggagagaagccttactcctgctctgactgtggaacgaGTTTCTCTTTACTGTGCCACTTAAAAcgacatgaacgtatacacacgggagagaagccttactcctgctctgactgtggaaagagtttctctgtACTGGGCCACTTAAAAAGACACCAACATGTACACAagggagagaagccttactcctgctctgattgtgtaaaatgcttcacaacatcaactgagctaaaagttcatcggagaacacacacaggagagaagccttactcttGCTCTTATTGtaaaaaatgcttcacaacatcaactgggctaaaagttcatcagagaaaacacacaggagagaagccttactcctgctccgAGTGTGTAAAATTCTTCACAACATCAACTgggctaaaagttcatcagagaacacacacaggagagaagccttactgctgctctgactgtggaaagcgTCTCTCTCGAATGGGCCAGTTGAGAAGACACCAAC TTAatcaaagaacacacacaggagagaagcctgaCTCTTGCTCTGATTTTGTCAAATACTTCACAACATCAAGTgggctaaaagttcatcagaga